One Urocitellus parryii isolate mUroPar1 chromosome 14, mUroPar1.hap1, whole genome shotgun sequence DNA segment encodes these proteins:
- the Cldn23 gene encoding claudin-23, which translates to MRTPVVMTLGMVLAPCGLLLNLISTLAPGWRLVKGFLDQPVDVVLYQGLWDICREQSSRERECGQPDQWRYFEAQPVLVARGLMITSLATTAVGLLLASLGVRCWQEEPQFLLAGLSGVVLFAAGLFSLIPVSWYNHFLGDRDVLPAPAQPVTVEVSYSLVLGYLASCLLLLGGFSLALSFAPWCEEHCHSCRKAPPAGPRRSSISTVYVDWPEPTLTPAIKYYSEGQHRPPPTEYGATRKPKVGFPMPQPPPKAYTNPVDVLDGEGGKAATSQGASSRSTRPCHSSLPCDSDL; encoded by the coding sequence ATGCGGACGCCGGTGGTGATGACGCTGGGCATGGTGCTCGCGCCCTGCGGGCTGCTGCTCAACCTGATCAGCACACTGGCCCCCGGCTGGCGACTGGTGAAGGGCTTCCTCGACCAGCCGGTGGACGTGGTGCTGTACCAGGGCCTGTGGGACATATGCCGTGAGCAGAGCAGCCGTGAGCGCGAATGTGGCCAGCCGGACCAGTGGAGGTACTTCGAGGCCCAGCCGGTGCTGGTGGCGCGGGGACTCATGATCACGTCGCTGGCCACCACCGCCGTCGGGCTGCTGCTGGCGTCGCTCGGCGTGCGCTGCTGGCAGGAGGAGCCCCAGTTCCTGCTGGCGGGCCTCTCGGGCGTAGTGCTCTTTGCCGCGGGCCTCTTCAGCCTCATCCCGGTCTCCTGGTACAATCACTTCTTGGGGGACCGCGACGTCCTGCCCGCCCCGGCCCAACCGGTCACTGTAGAGGTTAGCTATAGCCTGGTGCTGGGCTACCTGGCCAGCTGCCTATTGCTGTTGGGAGGCTTCTCGTTAGCGCTCAGCTTCGCGCCTTGGTGCGAGGAGCATTGTCACAGCTGTCGCAAGGCGCCCCCAGCCGGGCCGCGCCGCAGCAGCATCAGCACAGTCTACGTGGACTGGCCAGAGCCCACACTTACACCGGCCATCAAGTACTACAGCGAGGGCCAGCACCGGCCGCCACCCACCGAATATGGTGCCACTCGCAAGCCCAAGGTTGGTTTTCCCATGCCGCAACCGCCTCCCAAGGCTTACACCAACCCGGTGGACGTGCTCGACGGGGAGGGGGGAAAGGCAGCCACCTCCCAGGGGGCATCCTCGCGCAGCACCCGGCCCTGTCACAGCTCGCTGCCCTGCGATTCTGATCTGTAG